ATGTGGAGTTCATGCAGGGCATGATCATGCATCACAACCAGGCGGTCGAGATGACCGAGCTGCTCAAGACACGCACCCATGATCCAGCGATCCGGGAGCTGGGGAACAAGATCGATGTCTCGCAGACCGATGAGATGCGCTGGATGAAGCAGTGGCTTACTGAGCGCGGTCTGCCTACTTCCATGGACTCGATGGCCGGCATGGATATGTCGGGCATGGATGCCAAAGAGAAGGAAGAGCATATGAAGATGATGGCCATGAGCATGCCAATGATGCCCGGCATGCTGACGACGGCGCAGATGGACGAGCTGCGTAAGGCCAGTGGGCCAAAGTTCGACCATCTGTTTCTGACGGGCATGATCCAGCACCACACGGGCGCCTTGCAGATGGTGAAAGAGTTGTTTGCCAATCCCGGAGCCGGCCAGGACCCGCAGTTGTTCGACTTCGCCAACGATGTCGACAACACCCAACAGGCCGAGATCGACATCATGCGTCACATGCTGAAGGAGAGAGAATGAGCTGGAAGAATTCCCTGCGCGTTATGCGCAAGACTCTGGCACTGACGGTTGCGTTGTCCGCGACCGGTCTGGCTGTTGCCCAAACCACCACCGCGTCATCAGCCACTCCCACCAAAGTTCCTCCGAAGCCGCCCAGCGTCTTCGTTAATCAACGGGCTACCGATGATCCGCGTATCGGCCTCAAGGGCGGCCTTTACGATGCGGGTCAGGCCGCCAGCGGTCTGCAATTGCTGATCTCAACGCCCAAGCCTGCGGGCTTTGCTCCGGATCTGGACTCCATCAAGGCCATCGATGCGACACCGCCACCGCCTCCGGTTGATCCGGATGCACCGCGCCAGCCTGGCGCTGCTCGTCCCGCGGGTCCGCGTGCGAACTACGGCGGAACAAACTCTGACCTTGCCTTCAACTCGAAGTATCTGTTCAACGGCAACTACAACGGCATCAACATCTATGACATCGCTGATCCGGCACATCTGAAGCTGGTGACGTCGATCGTCTGTCCCGGTGGACAGGGTGACGTTTCGGTCTATGGGCACCTGATGTTCATGTCGGTAGAAGCCGCGAATGGCCGCATGGACTGCGGAACGCAGGGCTTTGCGACCGCAGGGCCTGAGCCTACTCCTCCGGCTCCTACCGGCGATGCCGAGAAGGATGCCGCCGCCATGCGTGCCTTCCGCATGCGGCAGCCTCCTCCGAGCGCGGATCGCGTGAAGGGTGTTCGCATCTTCGATATCTCTGACATCCGCAGCCCGAAGCAGATTATTGACGTGCAGACCTGCCGTGGATCGCACACGCATACGCTGGTGGTCGATCCGAAGGATAAGGACAACGTCTACGTCTATGTCTCCGGCTCCGCTGGCGTTCGTCCTTCGGAAGAGCTCTCCGGCTGCTCCGGTGGCGATCCAGATAAGGATCCGACGACAGCGGTCTTCACCATCGTCGTCATCAAGGTTCCGCTGGCGCATCCGGAGCTTGCGAAGATCATCAACAGCCCGCGCATCTTCTCTGATCCGCAGAGCGGTAAGGTCGATGCTCTGTGGCACGGCGGCAACCATGGCGACGGCACGCAGACCACCTCGGCGACGCGCGGCTGCCATGACATCACTGTCTATTCCTGGCTTGGCCTTGCGGGCGGCGCCTGCTCCGGCAACGGCATCCTGATCGATATCAAGGACCCCGCCAACCCCAAGCGCATCGATGCCGTTACCGATCCCAACTATGCCTTCTGGCACTCGGCCAACTTCTCGAACGATGGCAAGACAGTGCTCTTTACCGATGAGTGGGGTGGCGGGGGACAGCCACGCTGCCGCGCTACCGATCCGATGGCGTGGGGCGCCGATGCCATCTTCACTATTACTCCGGATAAGAAGCTGAAGCTTGCCTCGTACTACAAGATGCCCGCTGCGCAGACCGACAAGGAGAACTGCGTCGCCCACAACGGCTCTATGATTCCGGTTCCTGGACGCAACATCGAGGTCCAGTCCTGGTATCAGGGCGGCATCTCGATCGTGGACTACACCGATCCCACGCATCCGTTCGAGATCGGCTACTTCGATCGCGGTCCGGTCGACGACAGCCGTCCGGCGATGGGCGGCCAGTGGTCAACCTACTACTACAACGGCTATATCTACGGCTCTGAGATCGCTCGCGGCACCGATGTCCTTCAGCTGCTTCCAACCAAATACCTGACGCAGAATGAAATCGATGCAGCAGCGCAGATCAATCTGCCCGAACTGAATGTGCAGGACCAGCCCCACATCGACTACCCGATGACCTTTGTTACGGCGAAGGCCTACCTCGATCAGCTTGCACGCGGAACCAGCCTGCCTGCTGAAAAGATCAAGGCGATGGCCTCCGACATCGACGCGAAGAATGCGAAGAAGCTGGCAGCCGACGCCAAGGCAGCGGAGAAGGCTGCGGCGACTGCGAAGACATCGGCAGATGCTGACCGCCTGCATGGATTGGCAAAGATCCTCGCGGGTGGTGGGTCGGCGGCTGTCAAAGCGGGAATGTAGTTGTTTGGGAGATACAAGCGAAAGGGCGAGCCGAAAGGCTCGCCCTTTGTGTTACCTGGATGTACCCAAACCATAGTGGGATTCAAACCGTCTTTTGTTTGTCATCCCGTAGGTGTGAGAGCGATTTTCTATATCGCTGATTTAATTGCCACTAACAGTCACAATTTTGGCTGTGTAGGAACTGTGTAGGCAAATTGTGGGCCTTTTCAACTATAAGGCGCAGCTTCGGAAACGCTAACGCGTTCGGCCTGTGGCCTTGCGTGTTCCAAACGAAAGCCACTTGCAGTAATGAAATAGTTTGCCTGGCGGACGGAGGTAGAAGGCGGAAGCGAGAAGCCGGCATCTTCTTTCCTATTGCTAGCTAGTGCCTGTGTGCCAGCGCGATATTGTGTAATAAAACAGCGGCCTCGAGTGCGCCGCTGGGCGGAGTCGGACGACTGCGCGGAATCGAGCGAGCCAAAAGCGTTTCCATTTTGGCGGCCAATTCCGCAGCGCTCGCGCCTTCATATGTCTCGATATAGTCACAAGTCTTGGCATAGCTATTCGCGCGAGCGAATTGATCGTCGAAGCCACGGGAAGCCGGAATACAAATCGATGGCGTAGCAAGATAGAAGAGTTCTGCCAAAGTGTTGTACCCTGCCTGTGTGATCACAAGGTTCGCTGTTGCAAATATATCGAGTGAGTCGGATGAAAATGATCTGATGTAGACACCGGGAATATCTCGTAGGTGTCTCCATTGATCAAATAACGGACCAGCCATGAGAACACACGTCAAACTAGATTCCACTTCAGAGAGACGCCTAAAAGCGTCCAGTGCAAGATTATAGAATGCCAGGACGCTAGAATGTCCGCCCCCCCCACCGGTTATAACGACAATCTTCCCTGCGAGGGTACTCTCCGGAAGAGCCATGGGCTGTGGATCTATCGGAAGCTCACGAACAATAGGCCCAACGTAGGCGGTCTTCCGCTGAAAAGGCTCTGGAAGAGTGAATTCGTCTTCTGAGTGGGGAACAATAAGTATCTTGGATGCATGAAGAACCTGGGCCACGCGAGGGTCTTGGGCATAGCGATCAAAATCCTTCACTCTCCTTATACATATTGCCATCGGAATGTCCGCCTGCTGAGTTGCTTCAGCGAACTCCAGACTTGGGAATGAATCGAACACAACTAAGTCTGGCTTGTGTGTGGCCAATATAAGCTCCGACAAGGACAAGAGGAAAGAGCGAGCAGTGTCCTCAGAATTCCATAAGGAATTCTTCGATCTGGTCGAAAAGGCTGGAATCGCAATTGCGTCAAAACCGCGAGATTCAAGAAATGAATGGGTTAATCCTTGAACGATAAAAGGAGTGTAAACATGCTCGCCAAAACTATGTAGACGGTCCGCTATATTTGCGAGGCGATTCATGTGGCCAAGGCCTACCCGGTTAGGAGCTTGAAAGAGGATGGTTAATTTCTCTGGCATGGATCTACGGCTCACACTAGAACTAGATACGGCGATGTCGGTACCCATATTCACGATATGAATGTAGCATGACGTAGCGAGCATCCGATCATGGGGAAGAATGCTGATGTATAAACCTCGAATATTCTACTTTTCCTACCGGCATAATTCTCCGACTGGCGGACAGAAGCACACCTACCGCCATGTTGACATCCTCTCTCGAAATGGCTTTAGCGCATTCGTCTTTCATCCCGGGCCTGAATTCCGATTGACTTGGTTTCAAAACGAAACCCCAGTGATTACCGAAAGTGAATTCTACAGCCTTGTCGACCCCGATAGAGATGTAGTAGTGCTACCCGAAGACCTCGGGACGGCGATCACTTGTTACCCCGGGCGTAAAGTGATCTTCAATAAAAATCTATTTCTTGGCTTTCGCGCCCTAGGATTGCCCGACGTGCCTATGTATCCTTACAGCGCCCCAGACGTTGTTGCAGCTTTCGTGGTATCAGAGCACAACTTCTCTCACATCCAGTTTGCCTTTCCACGGCTCCACGTTGAACGAGTTTACTTGGAGGTTAACACTGACATCTTTCGCTTCAATCCTCTTTCCCAAAAAAAGCCGCGTATTGCTTTCGTGGCAAAAGATATCGACGGGCTCCTGACGTGCTATCACATGACCAAAGCCCGAACAATGGCTGGCTTGAACAGTGGAGCCGCCTTCGAATGGATAGAGATACGAGAAAAGACTGAAACAGAGACGGCCGCAATTCTTAAAGAGGCGCTCATATTCCTCTTTCTCAGTTGTTCAGAAGGGATGGGTCGAATGCCATTGGAAGCTATGGCCTCCGGTTGTTTATTAGCATCATACGGGTGCGGGCCACTACACGAGACCGTGCCACCTTATGCTGCGTTTTCACCCGGGGATATTGTTCCACTTGTCACCCACATCGAGAAGATAATGTCCAGCTATGGTACTTCCCTAGACGTATGGCAAAACGCAGTAATGCAAGGATTAAAAGTGGTCCAAGATTACCGTCCAGAACGACAAGAACGAGCCCTACTCCAGAGTTGGCATCGGATACTGAATACACTTGGGCGCTAACAGGAGACCTGCCGACCGGACGGGTGCACAACTCGAAGGAACGTCGCCCAATATTTCCGTTGGAATAGAATTGCCGCATGCGCTTATTCGAGTCAAGTACATCGCCATCTTCCTCATGGTTGACAATAGTGGAGTGCATCAGTCTCGCCTCATTGGTGCTACTGTCAGTCGCTCCATTTCTCGAGTCGATCGACAAATGGTTCGTTCGAAGGACCGGAACTCCAGGCGAGGCCGTAATTGAAGAGGCAAGGGTAGTCGAGAATCTACCTCGCAGAATATGGGAAGTTCGAATGACCATTTTCCCGGAAGACAGCGCATACGCAACGTTCAAAAGCGACATGCGCTGGTCAGAAGATATGTTTGCCCCACAGAAGCTGTTTCAGGGGGCTCGACTTTCTGTCCGCTTTCGTCGCGCGCCTCGTCCATTGGTTGTCCCTCGTCCGAGATGAGCAACTCAATCATTCGGATCGTTGCAGCCTGATAGCGCCAAGAGAGCCGACGTCCAGAATAAGATCGCCTGATCTGCTACATCTCATTCTCTTCTATCGACGGCTGAACCAGTCTCTACTCAATCTAAAAATATTTATTGCCCACTCTGGTGGTGTGATGTATCGTTCGCATTGAAATCTTGGATTGATTTCTTCATGCATGTGCGGCAAGACTTAATATGCTGCACAGCAGAAGCAGCTCCAACTCTGGCATTCCTATTCTCCCGAACACCTTATTGTCTAAGTGGCGTACTCTCTACGCCACTTTCGCATTGCTGTGCTTTCAAGAACCTAACTTTGGGTTTAACGGCATATCAACTCTGTACCGGGAGAGTAAGGAATCATGAATCGGAGAGAATTTGGGAAGCTCAGCATCGTTGGAACAGCATCACTCACCTCAATCGTATCGGCGGCGAGCTCTGCGGACGGGAAAAAGACGTCTCTACCGCATAGGGCTCAATCGTTTGGTCGCACTGGCGTGCATCCTAATGGACAATACTGGGGTCAAAACGAAGAAAAAATAGACCTACTCTCCGGGAATCTGTCGTTTTCCGTTCCACTAGTGCGTATCGAGAGTCGAGGAGCTAATGCGTTATTGCGGTGTTCTTACAACTCGCAAAACGATGGTCAATCTTTAGATACTGGATTTGGTGCGGGTTGGACGCTCCGAATCGGGTCTATTTCCCGAACGACTTCAGGTGATGGCGAGATAAGCTATGTTTACAAAGACGGAACTGGCGCGGATTTTCTTTTGATTCCCCATGGTGGGAAGTTTATTTCGACCAACGGTCATTACTTTACTTGGGATATGGCGAAGCAGACATTGCACTTCGCAGGCGGGGAATTTGCCGTCTTCGCCTCAATTTCGACTAGCAAAGAGCGAGACCCTGGTGTCATGTATCCGACACTCATCCAAGATAGCAATGGGAACCAGATCGAAGTCCGCTATGCCGCCGGGAACGGTGAGACTGCAACGAACACTAGTGGGCGGCCTATCGAGATTTTCGACGCTCGATCCGGTGACGGTGGTCCATCATACAATTTTGAATACGCGGATGGTGAAGCATACATAACATCAATCACATCAAACGTCGGTACTCACGAATCCTATACGTTCGTTTTCGATCACGTTGCCGTGACCTCCGCCCTTACAGGGGATGGATTTCTGAGTCGTCAGCTGAGCAGAATCACGTTGGCCTCTGGACAGCGTTACGCCTTTGCTTACAACTTACATGGTGAATTGGTTTCCGCGACCCTCCCGCACGGAGGAACGATTTCGTGGACATACACGACCTTTACCTATAGTGATGGAAGACAAGTTCGTGAAATTCAGAGCCGTAGCAGTAGCGATCCATATTCACCGTCGACCGCAAGTGAATTCAACTTCTCACGACTAGGAGATTCGGGTGCGGAGTTCGTTCATTCAACACTTACCCTCAGCGAGTCGAGAGGTGGGCTCGCAAAAAGGGTCTGGACGTTTGAAACGGACCCCCATAGCCACGCGTGTGGACTAGTCAACCTGCAACAAACCTTCGAACAGAACGGACGATTGGTTCAAGAAATATCACGTCGTTGGTCGGCCACGCCGCGCGGCACCCCATATATCAGTAGCACGGTGGTCGTTCGCGATCCTGAGAGCAATCAATCAGTTACGTCCCGCGTGGATTATGTCCGCGATGAATTTAGCAATATCACTAACGTCACACGCTATGGTTTTGACAGCAAATATAAGCCGGAAAAGACTGAGGTCTATACGTATCTCAAGGCATCCGAGTACCTGGAAAAACACATCCTGAATCGAAAGACATCCGTATGCCTGTCAAATGGGCGGGAAACAGTTCAAACGACCTATACATACGACTCAACGGAATTGATTGATGCCACCGGCGCAAGCAGCCACAATGCTTCTCACTCCGTAAGCAATATCTTGCGCGGCAACGTTACCGAAGTGAATCGTCACGGCAATATAAGCACCACAATCTTCGATACGACCGGAATGGCTCGCCAATGCAAAGATGGGCGCGGGAAGAGTATAACCCTCGTTTCCGACGGAAATACGAATTTTATTCATCATTCGAGCATGTACAACGAAGATTCCCCGGAATTGGCCACGGCCTTTACCTACAGCGGGGGAAAAATGGTAACACGCAGTTCACCAAACGGGAGAATAACCACATGGACACGAGATGGTCTTGGACGCGTCGTCACGGAAGAGTCCACAGATTGCCCACGGACCACGATTTCATATCAGTCATATCCGACCTCCGTCACCAGAACAGTGAACGGTCGATGGATAAAAAAGACTCTAGATGGGTTCGGTCGCCATATCTCAACGGAAAAGGGCGATGCAACGGGCAATTCGCTCATAACACGATTTGAGTTTGGCCCTTCATCTCTCGCACCAAACGGGAGGCTTAAGCGAAGCTCCCTACCTTGCGCTCCCGGTGAAACACCGATTTGGATTGATCACGAGTACGACATCTTAGGCCGCCGAATACTCAAGGGCTCTCGCTCTGGAGGTACCCACAAGATGACGCGGGAAGGCAGGCAGACGACAGTCACGGATGCGGCGGGAAATTGGAAGCGTATAGAGCATGACAGCTTGGGACGGGTCATAAAGGTTGTCTTGCTAAACCCGAACGGAGGAGCAGAACTTGAGACTAGTTATACCTACAATCTGTTTGGCAAGGTAACCTCAGTCACGATGCCCCGCCTTTCCGGAACGCAGCGCCGGGAGTTTGAATACGACTCCAAAGGACTGTTGGTCCGAAGAACCGAGCCGGAAAGTGGCACCGAGAAGCACTCCTATAATGCAGATGGAACGTTGGCGGAGGTCATTGATGCTAAAGGGCAGCGAAAACGGTTTGTCCGAGATTCACTCAAAAGGCTTATACAGGTAGACCGCTATAACGCAAAGGGCAAGTTAGAGCATACCGAAAGCGTGAAGTTCTTTTACGATAAGAATCCGATTGATCCGCAGTTCTCACAGAATGCCATTGGCCGATTAGCAGCCGTCCAATGGGGTGATGGTTCCGAATCTCCTGGACTTTTCACCGAAATGTACAGCTATTCTTCGGCAGGTAAGGAACTCTCAAAAAAGCTTATACTTACTCGTGGCGAGTTCAGCACGAGCCTTATCCTTTCCCGAAAATATAACGAGAAAGGCCAGATGATCTCGTTGGGTTACCCTCTGGGACCGACTGTTATCCACGAATACGACGAGCAGGGCAATCCGTGCGCGCTGCGCATCGACGAGCAAGCCGTCGTGAAGGACGCAATTTATACTCCGACCGGACAGCTATCAACCGCAAAGATCCTAGTGTCCTCGGACACGGGATACATGGTAGTAACAAAAGCTTACAACGAGAGAAGCCGCGTTCAACGAGTTACTTCATCGGCAGAGTCGCCCGGAGAAATTAGTGCCGCGATTCCACGGGTTGACTTGGAATATGCCTATTTTCCTGACACAGGCAAATTGCGTACGGAGAGGAACCACCTTGACGGCTCAAGTGTTACATACGAATATGGTGCGTATGGCAGGCTCATGGCTGCTGCCAAACAACCCGAGGATTGGGCATTACGATATCGCTACGATGATTTCGGGAACCGCGCCGATCAAATCGTAACTGCAGGAAGCGGCTTTGAGCAAACTTTCCGTCATTCCCCAGATACCAATCAAATCTTGAACCCCGAGATCGCCTATGACGAAACAGGAAATGTCGTTCGTATGCCTTTTCTGTCGCTAGGCTATGACACGCAGGGCAGAGTATCCCAAATAGCTAGCGACGAAGGAGATGTCACGCGCTACGGCTATGATCACCAAGGTCTACGAGTGTGGACAAAGTCGGATGCACACGAGACGGTTTCATTCTACAGTATGGGCAAAAGGCTAGCGACCTACAATCTTATCACTGGGAAAGATGGGACCATCTCATTCGGACTGCGCGACGCCAACGTTTTTCTCGGGCGAAAACTTGTACGTAGCGGTACGTCTGCACTGATGTTTGATCGTATCGGGGGACTACGAGCATGGGCAAACCCCAGTCCTGGTTCTAGTGGGACGGCGCAGTATTTTCCATTTGGCGAGAGAGTCGGTGGAGCACCAGGAGCAGATAGACAGTCATTTGGTCCCTATGAGCGGACGAACGGCCTGGACTACGCAGAACAGCGATATTACTCTGCAAAGCTCGGGCGATTTATCTCGCCCGATCCATACAGAGGGAGTGCCCATGTTAGCGACCCGCTCAGTTGGAACCGATATGCGTACGTGGGGAATGATCCTGTAAATCGCACCGATCGACATGGTCTCGACCCAAATAATGCAGTCTCGCAGTCTACTCAATTCTCCGACGGTTCTTCCCAGCAAACTTACGTCACACACGATCAAGATGATCCTAATCACGGAACGATGGTTACAGTTACAATCATCAGTCCGGATCAGGTTACAAACAGCGGCGACATCTTAATCTCCGGCTTTACGCCGACCCTACTAAACGAAGCCGCTGCGCTAGCCAGCTTAGCGGCTTCGGTTGGAAAGTCCCTTGACATCATCAGTTCCAACACAGTAGAAGCGGAAATTGACTACTCTCTGTCTGCGGAGATCGCTGGAGGTGCCGCCGTGGAGATCGCAACCGAAGCGAGCATGGCGGCATTAGCGACTGCTCTTGGCATCGGGCTAGGTGCCGCAGTCGCGATCTTCATTCTGGCTGCCGGCGCTTATTACTTGTATGAACATTCTAAGTGATTTGCGATTGTACGATGATGTGCGTTCATGTCTGGGGGGCGTTCTTGGTTTGCGCAAGACGACGGCATTGACAGTAGTAAACAGTCGCGCAAACTTCCGTTGGATGAGCCGTTGTTCATTAAATGAATAACGGCTCATCCACTACTGCCTGAATGCGAAGAAAGCGAGAAGCCAGTGCGGTGTGGCTCGGTCACTTTTTACACGAGAGATAAGTATCGTTCTGTCCCAAATGCGCTGATGGGCGCTAGTGTCGCCGAGATAGCATTGATAAATGCTTCGATACAACACGACCCGGAGCTGGCTTGGGATCTTTGGCAGACGTTGCCACATGCAGATGATGATCTGAGAAACGGATACAGCGACTACG
This genomic window from Terriglobus albidus contains:
- a CDS encoding DUF305 domain-containing protein codes for the protein MLSSLAYVSLRSGIAVAFALCATAALSQQSVPAPDSPPAIVQPGAPGSVSKTLSTAAATASEAPKPPSKPDVEFMQGMIMHHNQAVEMTELLKTRTHDPAIRELGNKIDVSQTDEMRWMKQWLTERGLPTSMDSMAGMDMSGMDAKEKEEHMKMMAMSMPMMPGMLTTAQMDELRKASGPKFDHLFLTGMIQHHTGALQMVKELFANPGAGQDPQLFDFANDVDNTQQAEIDIMRHMLKERE
- a CDS encoding LVIVD repeat-containing protein; this translates as MSWKNSLRVMRKTLALTVALSATGLAVAQTTTASSATPTKVPPKPPSVFVNQRATDDPRIGLKGGLYDAGQAASGLQLLISTPKPAGFAPDLDSIKAIDATPPPPPVDPDAPRQPGAARPAGPRANYGGTNSDLAFNSKYLFNGNYNGINIYDIADPAHLKLVTSIVCPGGQGDVSVYGHLMFMSVEAANGRMDCGTQGFATAGPEPTPPAPTGDAEKDAAAMRAFRMRQPPPSADRVKGVRIFDISDIRSPKQIIDVQTCRGSHTHTLVVDPKDKDNVYVYVSGSAGVRPSEELSGCSGGDPDKDPTTAVFTIVVIKVPLAHPELAKIINSPRIFSDPQSGKVDALWHGGNHGDGTQTTSATRGCHDITVYSWLGLAGGACSGNGILIDIKDPANPKRIDAVTDPNYAFWHSANFSNDGKTVLFTDEWGGGGQPRCRATDPMAWGADAIFTITPDKKLKLASYYKMPAAQTDKENCVAHNGSMIPVPGRNIEVQSWYQGGISIVDYTDPTHPFEIGYFDRGPVDDSRPAMGGQWSTYYYNGYIYGSEIARGTDVLQLLPTKYLTQNEIDAAAQINLPELNVQDQPHIDYPMTFVTAKAYLDQLARGTSLPAEKIKAMASDIDAKNAKKLAADAKAAEKAAATAKTSADADRLHGLAKILAGGGSAAVKAGM
- a CDS encoding glycosyltransferase, which translates into the protein MPEKLTILFQAPNRVGLGHMNRLANIADRLHSFGEHVYTPFIVQGLTHSFLESRGFDAIAIPAFSTRSKNSLWNSEDTARSFLLSLSELILATHKPDLVVFDSFPSLEFAEATQQADIPMAICIRRVKDFDRYAQDPRVAQVLHASKILIVPHSEDEFTLPEPFQRKTAYVGPIVRELPIDPQPMALPESTLAGKIVVITGGGGGHSSVLAFYNLALDAFRRLSEVESSLTCVLMAGPLFDQWRHLRDIPGVYIRSFSSDSLDIFATANLVITQAGYNTLAELFYLATPSICIPASRGFDDQFARANSYAKTCDYIETYEGASAAELAAKMETLLARSIPRSRPTPPSGALEAAVLLHNIALAHRH
- a CDS encoding glycosyltransferase, producing MYKPRIFYFSYRHNSPTGGQKHTYRHVDILSRNGFSAFVFHPGPEFRLTWFQNETPVITESEFYSLVDPDRDVVVLPEDLGTAITCYPGRKVIFNKNLFLGFRALGLPDVPMYPYSAPDVVAAFVVSEHNFSHIQFAFPRLHVERVYLEVNTDIFRFNPLSQKKPRIAFVAKDIDGLLTCYHMTKARTMAGLNSGAAFEWIEIREKTETETAAILKEALIFLFLSCSEGMGRMPLEAMASGCLLASYGCGPLHETVPPYAAFSPGDIVPLVTHIEKIMSSYGTSLDVWQNAVMQGLKVVQDYRPERQERALLQSWHRILNTLGR
- a CDS encoding RHS repeat domain-containing protein, with translation MNRREFGKLSIVGTASLTSIVSAASSADGKKTSLPHRAQSFGRTGVHPNGQYWGQNEEKIDLLSGNLSFSVPLVRIESRGANALLRCSYNSQNDGQSLDTGFGAGWTLRIGSISRTTSGDGEISYVYKDGTGADFLLIPHGGKFISTNGHYFTWDMAKQTLHFAGGEFAVFASISTSKERDPGVMYPTLIQDSNGNQIEVRYAAGNGETATNTSGRPIEIFDARSGDGGPSYNFEYADGEAYITSITSNVGTHESYTFVFDHVAVTSALTGDGFLSRQLSRITLASGQRYAFAYNLHGELVSATLPHGGTISWTYTTFTYSDGRQVREIQSRSSSDPYSPSTASEFNFSRLGDSGAEFVHSTLTLSESRGGLAKRVWTFETDPHSHACGLVNLQQTFEQNGRLVQEISRRWSATPRGTPYISSTVVVRDPESNQSVTSRVDYVRDEFSNITNVTRYGFDSKYKPEKTEVYTYLKASEYLEKHILNRKTSVCLSNGRETVQTTYTYDSTELIDATGASSHNASHSVSNILRGNVTEVNRHGNISTTIFDTTGMARQCKDGRGKSITLVSDGNTNFIHHSSMYNEDSPELATAFTYSGGKMVTRSSPNGRITTWTRDGLGRVVTEESTDCPRTTISYQSYPTSVTRTVNGRWIKKTLDGFGRHISTEKGDATGNSLITRFEFGPSSLAPNGRLKRSSLPCAPGETPIWIDHEYDILGRRILKGSRSGGTHKMTREGRQTTVTDAAGNWKRIEHDSLGRVIKVVLLNPNGGAELETSYTYNLFGKVTSVTMPRLSGTQRREFEYDSKGLLVRRTEPESGTEKHSYNADGTLAEVIDAKGQRKRFVRDSLKRLIQVDRYNAKGKLEHTESVKFFYDKNPIDPQFSQNAIGRLAAVQWGDGSESPGLFTEMYSYSSAGKELSKKLILTRGEFSTSLILSRKYNEKGQMISLGYPLGPTVIHEYDEQGNPCALRIDEQAVVKDAIYTPTGQLSTAKILVSSDTGYMVVTKAYNERSRVQRVTSSAESPGEISAAIPRVDLEYAYFPDTGKLRTERNHLDGSSVTYEYGAYGRLMAAAKQPEDWALRYRYDDFGNRADQIVTAGSGFEQTFRHSPDTNQILNPEIAYDETGNVVRMPFLSLGYDTQGRVSQIASDEGDVTRYGYDHQGLRVWTKSDAHETVSFYSMGKRLATYNLITGKDGTISFGLRDANVFLGRKLVRSGTSALMFDRIGGLRAWANPSPGSSGTAQYFPFGERVGGAPGADRQSFGPYERTNGLDYAEQRYYSAKLGRFISPDPYRGSAHVSDPLSWNRYAYVGNDPVNRTDRHGLDPNNAVSQSTQFSDGSSQQTYVTHDQDDPNHGTMVTVTIISPDQVTNSGDILISGFTPTLLNEAAALASLAASVGKSLDIISSNTVEAEIDYSLSAEIAGGAAVEIATEASMAALATALGIGLGAAVAIFILAAGAYYLYEHSK